A region of Subtercola boreus DNA encodes the following proteins:
- a CDS encoding DUF4214 domain-containing protein has translation MTDARWRRRWGAMAAAFIVLAASILGLAPLPATAAGGPPAVSSNPIELAQTLVKAERAGDFRTNPSTIFDREIAPLANGEAIAGCALDIRVLQVLVLTLQNFGSLSVSDLQRPCIGSNLNCGAPTYSVHCLNPGEAIDFTSVGGRGLNGANTGTFELLRFLDSFVPRSTNAGQANCRSGLSLANINQFSDSCNHQHVDFRNTNAPLNVTEAAGTLPSIDDSGAYVAALYKDYLSRPASGDDRLWWGRQLAYGSPRTIVSDAFVTSDEYRLIRIDAAYKNILGRTSDDGGRVFWLGLMKAGSISTDDIETLLYASDEFYAQHTGTDAGFAASLYTLLLHRNGSADDYAFWANLVAVNGRTWVVDQFWDSTETISERVSLMYKKYLGRSPDAGGLAGWVQSALQLGDSGLRSGLTSSDEYFARSLSRFG, from the coding sequence ATGACAGACGCACGATGGAGGCGCCGATGGGGTGCCATGGCGGCGGCGTTCATCGTGCTCGCGGCGAGCATCCTGGGCCTGGCTCCGCTGCCGGCCACCGCGGCGGGGGGACCGCCGGCCGTCTCGAGCAACCCCATCGAGCTCGCCCAGACACTGGTCAAGGCAGAGAGAGCCGGGGACTTCAGAACGAATCCGTCCACCATCTTCGACCGTGAGATCGCACCGCTCGCGAACGGGGAGGCGATCGCCGGCTGCGCCCTCGACATCCGGGTACTACAGGTTCTCGTGCTGACACTGCAGAACTTCGGCTCACTCTCCGTCTCCGACCTGCAGCGCCCGTGTATCGGGTCGAACCTGAACTGCGGGGCACCCACCTATTCGGTGCACTGCCTCAACCCCGGCGAGGCGATCGACTTCACCAGCGTGGGCGGCCGGGGGCTGAACGGGGCGAACACGGGGACCTTCGAACTGCTCCGCTTTCTCGACTCGTTCGTTCCCCGCTCCACGAATGCCGGGCAGGCGAACTGCCGCAGCGGCCTCTCGCTTGCCAACATCAACCAGTTCTCTGACTCGTGCAACCACCAGCACGTCGACTTCCGCAACACGAACGCGCCTCTGAACGTGACGGAGGCGGCCGGTACGCTGCCCTCGATCGACGACAGCGGGGCCTACGTCGCGGCGCTCTACAAGGACTACCTGAGTCGTCCGGCGTCCGGCGACGACCGCCTCTGGTGGGGTCGACAGTTGGCGTACGGCTCACCGCGCACCATCGTCTCCGATGCGTTCGTCACCAGCGACGAATACCGGCTGATCCGCATCGACGCCGCCTACAAGAACATCCTCGGCCGGACGTCGGACGACGGCGGACGGGTCTTCTGGCTCGGGCTGATGAAGGCCGGCTCGATCTCGACAGACGACATCGAGACCCTGCTCTACGCCTCGGATGAGTTCTACGCCCAGCACACCGGCACAGACGCTGGCTTCGCTGCGTCTCTCTACACGCTCCTGCTGCACCGCAACGGGTCGGCCGACGACTACGCGTTCTGGGCCAACCTCGTCGCGGTGAACGGCCGCACCTGGGTCGTCGACCAGTTCTGGGATTCCACGGAGACGATCAGCGAGCGGGTGAGCCTGATGTACAAGAAGTACCTCGGGCGTTCGCCTGACGCCGGCGGGCTCGCAGGCTGGGTGCAGTCCGCGCTGCAGCTCGGAGACTCCGGGCTCCGCTCGGGGCTGACGTCGAGCGACGAGTACTTCGCCCGCTCTCTCAGTCGTTTCGGCTGA
- a CDS encoding malate synthase G, with translation MTDRIQAAGLSVAAPLHRFVAEALPQAGLDAVTFWSGVAGLLGDLTPRNAGLLATRDALQGQIDDFHRDHPGAVDPVEYTAFLERIGYLEADEGDAAPGAAFVTTEGVDLEIRAQSGPQLVVPLLNRRFAANAVNARWGSLYDALYGTDAIDRSGEQAVGPAYNPVRGAAVVAAARQVLDEAIPLDGASHADALGYSVADGAVQVRTPQGVAALADPSAFLGYRGTPVAPEALVFVHHGLHLEIQIDPGHPVGRTDRAGVSDVLLESAVTTIMDLEDSVSAVDADDKVIGYRNWFELMTGTLSEEVTKGGRSFVRGMNPDREYTAPDGGTTALRGRSLLFVRNVGHLMRTDAILDENGEEVFEGMLDAVMTALGSVGDIRGGSALPNSLTGSMYIVKPKMHGPEEVAFAVELFARVEQLLGLPDRSIKLGIMDEERRTSVNLRACIRAAADRVVFVNTGFLDRTGDEIHTSMLAGPFVRKSEMKAEPWIAAYEASNVDIGIAAGLPGRAQIGKGMWAMPDLMADMLEQKVQHPLQGATTAWVPSPTAATLHALHYHRVDVPDVQRQLAERTPAARSEILRIPLATREYSPAERQAELDNNVQGILGYVVRWVDQGIGCSKVPDIHDVALMEDRATCRISSQHVANWLLHGVITAEQVDESLRRMAAIVDAQNAEDPLYRPLAPDFDGSAFLASRALVFEGTRQPSGYTEPILHHFRRVAKEAATATSAPRLAGVA, from the coding sequence ATGACCGATCGAATACAGGCGGCGGGTCTCTCCGTCGCAGCCCCCCTCCACCGCTTCGTCGCCGAGGCGCTGCCCCAGGCGGGTCTGGACGCCGTCACGTTCTGGAGTGGGGTTGCCGGCCTGCTCGGCGATCTCACCCCGCGGAACGCCGGGCTGCTCGCCACCCGCGACGCCCTGCAGGGGCAGATCGACGACTTCCACCGCGATCACCCCGGAGCGGTGGATCCGGTGGAGTACACCGCCTTCCTCGAACGCATCGGGTATCTCGAAGCCGACGAGGGCGACGCGGCACCCGGTGCCGCCTTCGTGACCACCGAGGGCGTGGATCTCGAGATCCGCGCCCAATCCGGCCCGCAGCTCGTCGTTCCTCTGCTGAACCGCCGGTTCGCGGCCAATGCGGTGAACGCGCGCTGGGGTTCGCTCTACGACGCCCTCTACGGCACCGATGCCATCGACCGCTCGGGCGAACAGGCGGTGGGTCCGGCCTACAACCCGGTGCGCGGTGCGGCCGTCGTCGCGGCGGCGCGCCAGGTTCTCGACGAAGCGATCCCGCTCGATGGCGCCAGCCATGCCGACGCGCTCGGCTACTCCGTGGCCGACGGCGCCGTGCAGGTGCGCACGCCGCAGGGCGTGGCGGCTCTCGCGGACCCGTCAGCATTCCTCGGCTACCGCGGAACACCCGTGGCCCCCGAGGCGCTCGTCTTCGTGCACCATGGGCTCCACCTCGAGATCCAGATCGACCCCGGGCATCCGGTCGGCCGCACCGACCGTGCGGGCGTCAGCGACGTGCTGCTCGAATCCGCGGTGACCACCATCATGGACCTCGAAGACTCGGTCTCCGCCGTCGATGCCGACGACAAGGTGATCGGCTACCGCAACTGGTTCGAACTGATGACGGGAACCCTGTCAGAAGAGGTCACCAAAGGCGGTCGTTCCTTCGTTCGTGGCATGAATCCCGACCGCGAGTACACGGCTCCGGATGGGGGCACCACCGCCCTCCGCGGCAGGTCACTGCTCTTCGTGCGGAACGTCGGGCACCTGATGCGCACCGACGCGATCCTCGACGAGAACGGCGAGGAGGTGTTCGAGGGAATGCTGGACGCCGTCATGACTGCGCTCGGCTCGGTCGGCGACATCCGGGGCGGAAGTGCCCTGCCGAACTCGCTCACCGGATCGATGTACATCGTGAAGCCGAAGATGCACGGGCCGGAGGAGGTCGCCTTCGCCGTCGAACTCTTCGCCCGGGTCGAGCAGCTCCTCGGGCTGCCCGATCGGTCGATCAAGCTCGGCATCATGGACGAGGAACGGCGCACCTCGGTCAACCTCCGCGCGTGCATCCGTGCAGCCGCCGACCGGGTCGTCTTCGTCAACACCGGCTTTCTCGACCGCACCGGCGACGAGATCCACACGTCCATGCTCGCTGGGCCTTTCGTTCGGAAGTCCGAGATGAAGGCCGAGCCGTGGATCGCCGCCTACGAGGCGTCGAACGTCGACATCGGCATCGCCGCCGGGCTTCCGGGCCGGGCCCAGATCGGTAAGGGTATGTGGGCGATGCCCGACCTGATGGCCGACATGCTCGAACAGAAGGTGCAGCATCCGCTCCAGGGCGCGACCACCGCCTGGGTGCCTTCGCCGACCGCGGCCACCCTGCACGCGCTGCACTACCACCGTGTGGATGTGCCCGACGTGCAGCGGCAACTCGCCGAGCGCACACCGGCGGCCCGGAGCGAGATCCTCCGCATTCCGCTGGCGACGCGCGAGTACAGCCCTGCCGAGCGGCAGGCCGAGCTCGACAACAACGTGCAGGGCATCCTCGGCTATGTCGTGCGCTGGGTCGACCAGGGCATCGGATGCTCGAAGGTGCCCGACATCCACGATGTGGCGCTGATGGAAGACCGGGCGACCTGCCGGATCTCGTCGCAGCACGTGGCGAACTGGCTGCTGCACGGCGTCATCACCGCAGAGCAGGTGGACGAGTCGCTCCGGCGCATGGCGGCGATCGTCGACGCGCAGAACGCGGAGGATCCGCTCTACCGGCCGCTCGCTCCCGACTTCGACGGTTCGGCGTTCCTCGCGTCGCGGGCGCTGGTCTTCGAGGGCACCCGCCAGCCGAGCGGCTACACCGAGCCGATCCTGCACCACTTCCGCCGGGTGGCGAAAGAGGCGGCCACCGCCACCTCGGCACCCCGTCTGGCCGGCGTGGCCTGA
- the aceB gene encoding malate synthase A → MTTQTRIEIRGADAARFDEILTPDALTFVTRLHDAFAHRRQERLHARMERRLAVENGRDLRFLAATAPIRADDTWRVAGAGPGLEDRRVEITGPVDRESAVRALNSGAKAWGADLEDATSPTWSNIVDGQLTLFDAVRRQLEFVDEDGLVQRLRTGELPTIVMRPRGWHLVEKHLRFVDRTGQRQAASASLVDFGLYLFHNAQKLIDSGKGPYFYLPKIEDHLEARLWDDIFTFSENALGLHPGTIRATVLIETISAAFEMEEILYELRDHCAGLNAGRWDYIFSFIKSYRDRGPQFVFPDRDHITMEVPFMRSYTELLVATCHKRGAYAIGGMSTFVPDASKPELTEAALARVSEDKRREVQDGFDGTWVANPALVLTARAEFDEVLGTHPNQIDRLRPEVEVKAEQLLDVRSLDKLVTDAGVSSNISVALRYIESWLRGIGAVELENIVADASAAEISRAQLWQWIHYSVVTAEGTRITTESVLAELDEQVRSAERFDGDQFDTAADLVRLVALEEEFPTYLTIPAYAHYLVDISDELAIAA, encoded by the coding sequence ATGACCACACAGACCCGCATCGAGATCCGGGGCGCCGACGCCGCCCGCTTCGACGAGATTCTGACTCCCGATGCTCTCACCTTCGTGACGCGCCTGCACGACGCGTTCGCGCACCGCCGCCAGGAGCGACTGCACGCCCGCATGGAACGCCGTCTCGCGGTTGAGAACGGCCGCGACCTGCGCTTTCTCGCAGCGACCGCCCCGATCCGCGCCGACGACACGTGGAGAGTCGCCGGCGCGGGCCCCGGGCTGGAGGACCGACGCGTGGAGATCACCGGCCCCGTCGACCGGGAGAGCGCTGTGCGGGCCCTGAACTCCGGGGCGAAGGCGTGGGGTGCCGACCTGGAGGATGCCACCAGCCCGACGTGGAGCAACATCGTCGACGGCCAGCTGACACTCTTCGACGCCGTGCGTCGCCAGCTCGAGTTCGTCGACGAGGACGGGCTCGTGCAGCGGCTCCGCACCGGGGAGCTGCCGACGATCGTGATGCGACCGCGCGGCTGGCACCTCGTGGAGAAGCACCTCCGATTCGTCGACCGCACCGGGCAGCGCCAGGCGGCGTCTGCGTCGCTCGTCGACTTCGGCCTCTACCTCTTCCACAACGCCCAGAAGCTGATCGACTCGGGCAAGGGTCCGTACTTCTACCTGCCCAAGATCGAGGACCACCTCGAGGCGCGGCTCTGGGACGACATCTTCACGTTCAGCGAGAATGCGCTGGGCCTGCACCCCGGAACGATCCGTGCGACCGTGCTCATCGAGACGATCTCGGCCGCCTTCGAGATGGAGGAGATCCTCTACGAGCTCCGCGACCACTGCGCCGGGCTCAACGCAGGCCGGTGGGACTACATCTTCAGCTTCATCAAGAGCTACCGCGACCGCGGACCGCAGTTCGTGTTCCCCGACCGCGACCACATCACGATGGAGGTGCCGTTCATGCGGTCCTACACCGAGCTGCTGGTCGCGACCTGCCACAAGCGCGGGGCATATGCCATCGGAGGCATGAGCACGTTCGTTCCGGATGCCTCGAAGCCCGAGCTCACGGAGGCCGCACTCGCTCGGGTGTCTGAAGACAAACGCCGCGAGGTGCAGGACGGTTTCGATGGAACCTGGGTCGCCAACCCGGCCCTGGTGCTGACCGCCCGTGCCGAGTTCGACGAAGTGCTCGGCACCCACCCGAACCAGATCGACAGGCTGCGCCCGGAGGTCGAGGTGAAGGCCGAGCAACTGCTCGATGTGCGTTCGCTCGACAAGCTGGTGACCGATGCCGGGGTCAGCTCGAACATCTCGGTCGCGCTCCGCTACATCGAGAGCTGGCTGCGCGGGATCGGCGCGGTGGAGCTCGAGAACATCGTCGCGGATGCCTCCGCAGCCGAGATCTCGCGCGCCCAGCTCTGGCAGTGGATCCACTACTCCGTGGTCACGGCAGAGGGCACTCGCATCACAACAGAATCGGTCCTGGCCGAGCTCGACGAGCAGGTGCGCTCTGCAGAGCGTTTCGACGGCGACCAGTTCGACACCGCGGCCGACCTCGTGCGTCTCGTGGCGCTCGAGGAGGAGTTCCCCACCTACCTCACGATCCCCGCGTACGCGCACTACCTGGTCGACATCTCCGACGAGCTGGCGATTGCGGCGTGA
- a CDS encoding SDR family NAD(P)-dependent oxidoreductase has translation MSGSLAGKQALVTGSTSGIGRAIARAMAAEGASVVVTGRSEERGRAVVDGITADGGTAFFVRADLNDGKAGIDALVAAIQDRTGRGVDILVNNASYNIVSAMSTVETPESLMDSALLGSVKGTFLVTAACLPWMIAQGSGRIINMGSVMGIIGKPGGSFYTAVKAAVHGMTLGWTAEYASLGINTNTIAPGTVLTDAVNDVYENVAPQLPFTPTQKFSTPEDVAAVAVFLAGPGAANICGVTIPVDGGWVAV, from the coding sequence ATGTCAGGTTCGCTGGCCGGAAAGCAGGCCCTGGTGACGGGCTCCACGAGCGGGATAGGCCGTGCCATTGCGCGGGCCATGGCCGCGGAGGGGGCATCCGTCGTCGTGACAGGCCGATCGGAGGAGCGGGGACGCGCGGTGGTCGACGGCATCACGGCCGACGGCGGCACGGCATTCTTCGTGCGTGCCGACCTGAATGACGGAAAGGCCGGCATCGACGCCCTGGTCGCCGCGATCCAGGACCGCACCGGCCGGGGCGTCGACATCCTCGTCAACAACGCGTCGTACAACATCGTCTCCGCCATGTCGACGGTGGAGACCCCCGAGTCGCTGATGGATTCGGCACTGCTCGGCAGCGTCAAGGGCACCTTTCTCGTCACCGCGGCCTGCCTGCCCTGGATGATCGCCCAGGGCTCGGGGCGCATCATCAACATGGGGTCTGTCATGGGCATCATCGGCAAACCCGGTGGCTCGTTCTATACGGCCGTGAAGGCGGCTGTGCACGGCATGACGCTGGGCTGGACGGCGGAGTATGCGTCTCTCGGCATCAACACGAACACCATCGCCCCGGGCACGGTGCTCACCGACGCCGTCAACGACGTCTACGAGAACGTCGCCCCGCAGCTGCCGTTCACGCCGACGCAGAAGTTCAGCACCCCCGAAGACGTCGCGGCCGTCGCGGTCTTCCTCGCCGGCCCCGGCGCCGCGAACATCTGCGGCGTGACCATCCCCGTCGACGGCGGGTGGGTCGCGGTCTGA
- a CDS encoding GntR family transcriptional regulator, whose translation MQESDPIDLVVPHELAAQKSSLRAYVAIRSAMREGVMRALDIDDRALSRSLNFTRSAIRSALTTLSSEGFIQRKQRVGTTFDAALFDSNDDRAVNARDGGAGQVRIVTTAMETVIAPPWVRECLGIEGKYALLYECMSMMGDEPISVQLNYYPPDFDSVALFSRGLEIDEDDSYETLAERFRALLGQDMGRVSTAIEAVACDAQVATLLNVAEGAPILLREYHLRDVNDRVLVLSYSYARGDRVTVRTESHAS comes from the coding sequence ATGCAGGAGTCCGATCCCATCGACCTCGTGGTGCCGCACGAACTCGCCGCCCAGAAGTCGAGCCTCCGCGCGTACGTCGCGATCCGGTCCGCGATGCGGGAGGGCGTGATGCGTGCCCTCGACATCGACGACCGCGCCCTCTCCCGTTCGCTCAACTTCACGCGGAGCGCCATCCGCTCAGCGCTGACGACGCTCAGCAGCGAGGGATTCATCCAGCGCAAGCAGCGCGTGGGAACCACCTTCGACGCCGCTCTCTTCGACTCCAACGACGATCGTGCCGTCAACGCCCGGGACGGCGGCGCAGGGCAGGTCCGCATCGTGACGACCGCGATGGAGACCGTCATCGCGCCTCCCTGGGTGCGCGAATGTCTCGGCATCGAGGGCAAGTACGCCCTGCTCTACGAATGCATGTCGATGATGGGCGACGAACCGATCTCGGTGCAGCTGAACTACTACCCGCCGGACTTCGATTCGGTGGCGCTGTTCAGCAGGGGGTTGGAGATCGACGAGGACGACTCCTACGAGACGCTCGCCGAGCGGTTCAGAGCCCTGCTCGGACAGGACATGGGCCGCGTCTCGACCGCCATCGAGGCCGTGGCCTGTGACGCCCAGGTGGCCACGCTGCTGAATGTCGCCGAGGGAGCACCGATCCTGCTGCGCGAATACCACCTGCGGGATGTGAACGACCGGGTGCTGGTGCTGTCGTACAGCTATGCGCGCGGCGACCGGGTGACGGTGCGCACGGAGTCGCACGCGTCCTGA
- a CDS encoding ABC transporter substrate-binding protein: MKKRTGFIAAAVAVAATVVITGCSAGSSTTATSTDSGSGPVVIARANPSSTFDGDLAGCQQTGPLVYDSLLRFQQDSKAAPVDGFASGLEPGLADTYTYDPAALTYTVHIREAAKFSNGNPVTADDIVWDLGVWKAGTGSGGYYTNILSAEAPDTQTVVFHLGVPDSFFAYQLTWCNGPIYPKDYAGMTKEAYLQAPIGAGPYKVTSATDIGGAAEKLVFEKNPNYWRASEGYPKASSVTIEAIADANQRLLQFQNGAVNIITDPDDAQRAQVSADQVVTAVPDRVKGYLINAALPQFSDVTVREAISLAINREDIASLTGGGALAAKSANSINMPDEVQPTNPYQYDVAKAKSLLAAAGVTTLSVDYLYNAADTVATATAQVMQSNLAEVGITLNLKASDQAGVISALSSGNYQMGAVDDWGTSPTNMDPLSPVPVAYWPWTGLDPSGVAADLLAAKSAVTLDDRQTALKKIIDAMNDQFNFVGVINVASQYAVQNVSGFVPNIYTAWNFDTFAGTK; encoded by the coding sequence GTGAAGAAACGTACAGGCTTCATCGCGGCGGCCGTGGCAGTCGCCGCGACCGTCGTCATCACCGGCTGCTCCGCCGGTTCATCCACGACGGCGACCAGCACCGACTCGGGCTCCGGCCCCGTGGTCATCGCCCGCGCCAACCCCTCGAGCACCTTCGACGGCGACCTGGCCGGCTGCCAGCAGACCGGACCCCTGGTCTACGACTCCCTGCTGCGGTTCCAGCAGGACTCGAAGGCCGCTCCGGTCGACGGTTTCGCCTCCGGGCTCGAGCCGGGCCTCGCCGACACCTACACCTACGACCCAGCCGCCCTCACCTACACCGTGCACATCCGCGAGGCGGCGAAGTTCAGCAACGGCAACCCGGTCACGGCCGACGACATCGTCTGGGACCTCGGGGTCTGGAAGGCGGGAACCGGTTCGGGCGGGTACTACACGAACATCCTGTCGGCCGAGGCGCCCGACACCCAGACGGTGGTCTTCCACCTGGGCGTGCCGGACTCGTTCTTCGCCTACCAGCTCACCTGGTGCAACGGCCCCATCTACCCGAAGGACTACGCCGGAATGACGAAGGAGGCCTACCTGCAGGCCCCCATCGGCGCGGGACCCTACAAGGTCACCTCCGCCACCGACATCGGTGGCGCGGCCGAGAAGCTCGTGTTCGAGAAGAACCCGAACTACTGGCGTGCGAGCGAGGGCTACCCCAAGGCCTCCAGCGTCACCATCGAGGCGATCGCCGACGCGAACCAGCGCCTGCTGCAGTTCCAGAACGGCGCGGTGAACATCATCACCGATCCCGACGATGCCCAGCGCGCCCAGGTGTCGGCCGACCAGGTCGTCACGGCGGTTCCGGATCGGGTCAAGGGCTACCTGATCAATGCCGCCCTGCCGCAGTTCAGCGACGTGACCGTGCGCGAGGCCATCTCTCTCGCGATCAACCGTGAGGACATCGCGTCGCTCACCGGAGGTGGCGCCCTTGCGGCCAAGAGCGCCAACTCGATCAACATGCCCGACGAGGTGCAGCCGACGAACCCGTACCAGTACGACGTCGCCAAGGCGAAGAGCCTCCTCGCCGCTGCGGGAGTCACGACGCTGAGCGTGGACTACCTCTACAACGCGGCCGACACCGTCGCCACGGCGACGGCCCAGGTCATGCAGTCGAACCTCGCGGAGGTCGGCATCACGCTGAACCTCAAGGCGTCAGACCAGGCCGGCGTGATCAGTGCGCTGTCGAGCGGCAACTACCAGATGGGTGCGGTCGACGACTGGGGCACCTCGCCCACCAACATGGACCCGCTCTCGCCGGTTCCTGTGGCCTACTGGCCGTGGACGGGCCTTGACCCGAGCGGTGTTGCAGCGGACCTGCTCGCTGCGAAGTCGGCCGTCACGCTCGACGACCGCCAGACGGCCTTGAAGAAGATCATCGACGCGATGAACGACCAGTTCAACTTCGTCGGCGTCATCAACGTGGCCTCGCAGTACGCCGTCCAGAACGTCTCGGGCTTCGTCCCGAACATCTACACGGCCTGGAACTTCGACACCTTCGCCGGCACGAAGTAG